The Flavobacterium sp. 123 genome contains a region encoding:
- a CDS encoding polysaccharide biosynthesis/export family protein produces MSKSILCLSLIISLLFSSCIPTQDLIYLQNKNGSAEVAIAEVESKPYRLQTNDVLSITLKAIDPKLVAIFNPSTKIDGVSKSETDLYFDGFTVDDHGNIRIPILGEINVIGYTLEEVRVRIEKQLLAEYFNKEANIFVTVKLAGFRYTINGEVGSPGTKTLFQERINVMEAIANSGDITITGNRKAVTIMRKSPTGIQMHDLDLTDINVMQSPYYYLQPNDFIYVKPLKQKTWGTGKTGLESLGTIITLLSLATTTFLLLKN; encoded by the coding sequence CAAGATTTAATTTATCTTCAGAATAAGAACGGTAGTGCAGAAGTTGCAATTGCCGAAGTAGAATCTAAACCATACAGACTTCAAACTAATGATGTTTTGAGCATTACCTTGAAGGCAATTGACCCTAAATTAGTGGCTATTTTTAATCCATCTACTAAAATTGATGGGGTGTCAAAATCAGAAACAGACTTGTATTTTGATGGATTTACAGTAGATGATCATGGAAATATACGAATCCCAATTTTAGGAGAAATTAACGTTATAGGATATACACTTGAAGAAGTGAGGGTTAGAATTGAAAAACAATTATTAGCAGAATATTTTAACAAAGAAGCTAATATTTTTGTTACAGTTAAATTGGCCGGATTTAGATATACAATCAATGGTGAAGTAGGAAGCCCAGGAACAAAAACATTGTTTCAAGAGCGTATAAATGTCATGGAAGCTATTGCTAATTCTGGGGATATTACTATAACGGGAAATAGAAAAGCAGTGACGATTATGAGAAAATCTCCAACAGGAATTCAAATGCATGATTTAGATCTTACTGATATTAATGTGATGCAATCTCCATATTATTATTTGCAGCCTAATGATTTTATCTATGTAAAGCCACTGAAACAAAAAACGTGGGGAACAGGGAAAACAGGATTAGAGTCTTTAGGGACTATTATTACACTTCTGTCTTTGGCTACAACTACTTTTCTATTGTTGAAAAATTAA